In Lepus europaeus isolate LE1 chromosome 9, mLepTim1.pri, whole genome shotgun sequence, the following are encoded in one genomic region:
- the LOC133767019 gene encoding ubiquinol-cytochrome c reductase complex assembly factor 5, with protein sequence MFSRAQVRRVLQRVPGKQRLGIYRFLPFFFVLGGTMEWIMIKVRVGQETFYDVYRRKASERQFQRRLEDASETELEQPIK encoded by the exons ATGTTCTCCAGGGCCCAGGTGAGGCGGGTTCTGCAGCGGGTGCCCGGGAAGCAGCGGCTCGGCATCTACAGGTTCCTGCCCTTCTTTTTTGTCCTGGGAGGAACGATGGAGTGGATCATGATCAAAGTGCGCGTGGGCCAGGAGACCTTCT ATGACGTCTACCGTAGAAAAGCCTCAGAAAGACAGTTTCAGAGAAGGCTGGAAGACGCATCCGAGACTGAACTTGAGCAGCCAATAAAGTGA
- the NT5DC2 gene encoding 5'-nucleotidase domain-containing protein 2 isoform X1: protein MAGAGLRAAARRWLLCGGQGGPRAASSSPSCPGCGPPGPGAQCPGAPRSAPTPTPAGGAELSAHLWARYQDMRRLVHDLLPPEVCSLLNPAAIYANNEISLRDVEVYGFDYDYTLAQYADALHPEIFSAARDILIEQYKYPEGIRKYDYDPSFAIRGLHYDIQKSLLMKIDAFHYVQLGTAYRGLQPVPDEEVIDLYGGTQHIPLYQMSGFYGKGPSIKQFMDIFSLPEMALLSCVVDYFLGHGLEFDQAHLYKDVTDAIRDVHVKGLMYQWIEQDMEKYILRGDETFAVLSRLVAHGKQLFLITNSPFSFVDKGMRHMVGPDWRQLFDVVIVQADKPSFFTDRRKPFRKLDEKGSLQWDRITRLEKGKIYRQGNLFDFLRLTEWRGPRVLYFGDHLYSDLADLMLRHGWRTGAIIPELEREIRIINTEQYMHSLTWQQALTGLLERMQTYQDAESRQVLATWMKERQELRCVTKALFNAQFGSIFRTFHNPTYFSRRLVRFSDLYMASLSCLLNYRVDFTFYPRRTPLQHEAPLWMDQLCTGCMKTPFLGDMAHIR from the exons ATGGCGGGTGCAGGGCTGCGGGCGGCCGCTCGGCGCTGGCTGCTGTGCGGAGGCCAGGGCGGGCCGCGCGCCGCCTCGTCCTCGCCGTCCTGCCCGGGCTGCGGCCCGCCGGGCCCCGGCGCCCAATGCCCCGGCGCTCCGCGCTCCGCGCCCACCCCGACGCCCGCCGGCGGCGCCGAGCTGAGCGCACACCTGTGGGCTCGTTACCAGGACATGCGGCGGCTGGTGCACG ACCTCCTGCCCCCTGAGGTCTGCAGCCTCCTGAACCCCGCAGCCATCTATGCCAACAATGAGATCAGCCTGCGTGACGTCGAGGTCTACGGCTTCGACTATGACTACACGCTGGCCCAGTACGCGGACGCGCTGCACCCCGAGATCTTCAGTGCCGCCCGCGACATCCTGATCGAACAGTACAAG TACCCAGAGGGGATTCGGAAATATGACTATGACCCCAGCTTTGCCATCCGTGGCCTGCACTACGACATTCAGAAG AGCCTCCTGATGAAGATTGACGCCTTCCATTACGTGCAGCTGGGGACAGCCTACAG GGGCCTCCAGCCCGTGCCAGACGAGGAGGTGATCGACCTGTACGGGGGCACCCAGCACATCCCCCTGTACCAGATGAGCGGCTTCTACGGCAAG ggcccctccaTCAAGCAGTTCATGGACATCTTCTCACTGCCGGAGATGGCCCTGCTGTCGTGCGTGGTGGACTACTTCCTGGGCCACGGCCTGGAGTTTGACCAAGCGCACCTGTACAAGGACGTGACG gatgcCATTCGCGATGTGCACGTGAAGGGCCTCATGTACCAGTGGATCGAGCAGGACATGG aGAAGTACATCCTGAGAGGGGACGAGACGTTCGCCGTCCTGAGCCGCCTCGTGGCCCACGGGAAACAGCTGTTCCTCATCACCAACAGTCCCTTCAGCTTCGT GGACAAGGGGATGAGGCACATGGTGGGTCCCGACTGGCGCCAGCTCTTTGACGTGGTCATCGTCCAGGCGGACAAGCCCAGCTTCTTCACTGACCGGCGCAA GCCTTTCAGAAAACTCGACGAGAAGGGCTCCCTGCAGTGGGACCGCATCACCCGCCTGGAGAAGGGCAAGATCTACCGCCAG ggaAACTTGTTCGACTTCCTGCGCCTGACCGAGTGGCGTGGCCCCCGGGTACTCTACTTCGGAGATCACCTCTACAGTGACCTGGCG GACCTCATGCTGCGGCACGGCTGGCGCACGGGCGCCATCATCCCCGAGCTGGAGCGCGAGATCCGCATCATCAACACGGAGCAGTACATGCACTCGCTGACCTGGCAGCAGGCGCTCACGGGGCTGCTGGAGCGCATGCAG ACCTATCAGGACGCCGAGTCCCGGCAGGTGCTGGCTACCTGGATGAAGGAGCGGCAAGAGCTGAG GTGCGTCACCAAGGCCCTGTTCAACGCCCAGTTTGGGAGTATCTTCCGCACCTTCCACAACCCCACCTACTTCTCCCGGCGCCTCGTGCGCTTCTCCGACCTCTACATGGCCTCGCTCAGCTGCCTGCTCAACTACCGCGTGGACTTCACCTTCTACCCGCGCCGCACGCCGCTGCAGCACGAGGCCCCGCTCTGGATGGACCAGCTGTGCACGGGCTGCATGAAGACACCCTTCCTCGGCGACATGGCCCACATCCGCTGA
- the NT5DC2 gene encoding 5'-nucleotidase domain-containing protein 2 isoform X2 translates to MDTNHGKQTGDDGVQPGQEDRWIAPGHPLSFLMVAPEQVHVWPAHEGPPFGLQPRQHLAQGRARKVLSRGVAEHWTYLLPPEVCSLLNPAAIYANNEISLRDVEVYGFDYDYTLAQYADALHPEIFSAARDILIEQYKYPEGIRKYDYDPSFAIRGLHYDIQKSLLMKIDAFHYVQLGTAYRGLQPVPDEEVIDLYGGTQHIPLYQMSGFYGKGPSIKQFMDIFSLPEMALLSCVVDYFLGHGLEFDQAHLYKDVTDAIRDVHVKGLMYQWIEQDMEKYILRGDETFAVLSRLVAHGKQLFLITNSPFSFVDKGMRHMVGPDWRQLFDVVIVQADKPSFFTDRRKPFRKLDEKGSLQWDRITRLEKGKIYRQGNLFDFLRLTEWRGPRVLYFGDHLYSDLADLMLRHGWRTGAIIPELEREIRIINTEQYMHSLTWQQALTGLLERMQTYQDAESRQVLATWMKERQELRCVTKALFNAQFGSIFRTFHNPTYFSRRLVRFSDLYMASLSCLLNYRVDFTFYPRRTPLQHEAPLWMDQLCTGCMKTPFLGDMAHIR, encoded by the exons ATGGACACAAACCATGGAAAACAAACCGGAGACGACGGAGTGCAGCCGGGGCAGGAGGACAG GTGGATTGCACCTGGGCACCCGCTCTCATTTCTCATGGTGGCCCCGGAACAGGTTCACGTATGGCCAGCTCACGAGGGCCCACCCTTTGGCCTCCAGCCTCGCCAGCATCTGGCCCAAGGGCGGGCACGGAAGGTCCTCAGCCGAGGTGTCGCGGAGCACTGGACAT ACCTCCTGCCCCCTGAGGTCTGCAGCCTCCTGAACCCCGCAGCCATCTATGCCAACAATGAGATCAGCCTGCGTGACGTCGAGGTCTACGGCTTCGACTATGACTACACGCTGGCCCAGTACGCGGACGCGCTGCACCCCGAGATCTTCAGTGCCGCCCGCGACATCCTGATCGAACAGTACAAG TACCCAGAGGGGATTCGGAAATATGACTATGACCCCAGCTTTGCCATCCGTGGCCTGCACTACGACATTCAGAAG AGCCTCCTGATGAAGATTGACGCCTTCCATTACGTGCAGCTGGGGACAGCCTACAG GGGCCTCCAGCCCGTGCCAGACGAGGAGGTGATCGACCTGTACGGGGGCACCCAGCACATCCCCCTGTACCAGATGAGCGGCTTCTACGGCAAG ggcccctccaTCAAGCAGTTCATGGACATCTTCTCACTGCCGGAGATGGCCCTGCTGTCGTGCGTGGTGGACTACTTCCTGGGCCACGGCCTGGAGTTTGACCAAGCGCACCTGTACAAGGACGTGACG gatgcCATTCGCGATGTGCACGTGAAGGGCCTCATGTACCAGTGGATCGAGCAGGACATGG aGAAGTACATCCTGAGAGGGGACGAGACGTTCGCCGTCCTGAGCCGCCTCGTGGCCCACGGGAAACAGCTGTTCCTCATCACCAACAGTCCCTTCAGCTTCGT GGACAAGGGGATGAGGCACATGGTGGGTCCCGACTGGCGCCAGCTCTTTGACGTGGTCATCGTCCAGGCGGACAAGCCCAGCTTCTTCACTGACCGGCGCAA GCCTTTCAGAAAACTCGACGAGAAGGGCTCCCTGCAGTGGGACCGCATCACCCGCCTGGAGAAGGGCAAGATCTACCGCCAG ggaAACTTGTTCGACTTCCTGCGCCTGACCGAGTGGCGTGGCCCCCGGGTACTCTACTTCGGAGATCACCTCTACAGTGACCTGGCG GACCTCATGCTGCGGCACGGCTGGCGCACGGGCGCCATCATCCCCGAGCTGGAGCGCGAGATCCGCATCATCAACACGGAGCAGTACATGCACTCGCTGACCTGGCAGCAGGCGCTCACGGGGCTGCTGGAGCGCATGCAG ACCTATCAGGACGCCGAGTCCCGGCAGGTGCTGGCTACCTGGATGAAGGAGCGGCAAGAGCTGAG GTGCGTCACCAAGGCCCTGTTCAACGCCCAGTTTGGGAGTATCTTCCGCACCTTCCACAACCCCACCTACTTCTCCCGGCGCCTCGTGCGCTTCTCCGACCTCTACATGGCCTCGCTCAGCTGCCTGCTCAACTACCGCGTGGACTTCACCTTCTACCCGCGCCGCACGCCGCTGCAGCACGAGGCCCCGCTCTGGATGGACCAGCTGTGCACGGGCTGCATGAAGACACCCTTCCTCGGCGACATGGCCCACATCCGCTGA
- the NT5DC2 gene encoding 5'-nucleotidase domain-containing protein 2 isoform X3: MICRAATLLSWARQRNQPHLFPHPQPALQQNLLPPEVCSLLNPAAIYANNEISLRDVEVYGFDYDYTLAQYADALHPEIFSAARDILIEQYKYPEGIRKYDYDPSFAIRGLHYDIQKSLLMKIDAFHYVQLGTAYRGLQPVPDEEVIDLYGGTQHIPLYQMSGFYGKGPSIKQFMDIFSLPEMALLSCVVDYFLGHGLEFDQAHLYKDVTDAIRDVHVKGLMYQWIEQDMEKYILRGDETFAVLSRLVAHGKQLFLITNSPFSFVDKGMRHMVGPDWRQLFDVVIVQADKPSFFTDRRKPFRKLDEKGSLQWDRITRLEKGKIYRQGNLFDFLRLTEWRGPRVLYFGDHLYSDLADLMLRHGWRTGAIIPELEREIRIINTEQYMHSLTWQQALTGLLERMQTYQDAESRQVLATWMKERQELRCVTKALFNAQFGSIFRTFHNPTYFSRRLVRFSDLYMASLSCLLNYRVDFTFYPRRTPLQHEAPLWMDQLCTGCMKTPFLGDMAHIR, from the exons ATG ATCTGCAGAGCAGCCACTCTGCTGTCCTGGGCCCGCCAGAGGAACCAGCCACACCTGTTCCCACACCCACAGCCTGCGCTCCAGCAAA ACCTCCTGCCCCCTGAGGTCTGCAGCCTCCTGAACCCCGCAGCCATCTATGCCAACAATGAGATCAGCCTGCGTGACGTCGAGGTCTACGGCTTCGACTATGACTACACGCTGGCCCAGTACGCGGACGCGCTGCACCCCGAGATCTTCAGTGCCGCCCGCGACATCCTGATCGAACAGTACAAG TACCCAGAGGGGATTCGGAAATATGACTATGACCCCAGCTTTGCCATCCGTGGCCTGCACTACGACATTCAGAAG AGCCTCCTGATGAAGATTGACGCCTTCCATTACGTGCAGCTGGGGACAGCCTACAG GGGCCTCCAGCCCGTGCCAGACGAGGAGGTGATCGACCTGTACGGGGGCACCCAGCACATCCCCCTGTACCAGATGAGCGGCTTCTACGGCAAG ggcccctccaTCAAGCAGTTCATGGACATCTTCTCACTGCCGGAGATGGCCCTGCTGTCGTGCGTGGTGGACTACTTCCTGGGCCACGGCCTGGAGTTTGACCAAGCGCACCTGTACAAGGACGTGACG gatgcCATTCGCGATGTGCACGTGAAGGGCCTCATGTACCAGTGGATCGAGCAGGACATGG aGAAGTACATCCTGAGAGGGGACGAGACGTTCGCCGTCCTGAGCCGCCTCGTGGCCCACGGGAAACAGCTGTTCCTCATCACCAACAGTCCCTTCAGCTTCGT GGACAAGGGGATGAGGCACATGGTGGGTCCCGACTGGCGCCAGCTCTTTGACGTGGTCATCGTCCAGGCGGACAAGCCCAGCTTCTTCACTGACCGGCGCAA GCCTTTCAGAAAACTCGACGAGAAGGGCTCCCTGCAGTGGGACCGCATCACCCGCCTGGAGAAGGGCAAGATCTACCGCCAG ggaAACTTGTTCGACTTCCTGCGCCTGACCGAGTGGCGTGGCCCCCGGGTACTCTACTTCGGAGATCACCTCTACAGTGACCTGGCG GACCTCATGCTGCGGCACGGCTGGCGCACGGGCGCCATCATCCCCGAGCTGGAGCGCGAGATCCGCATCATCAACACGGAGCAGTACATGCACTCGCTGACCTGGCAGCAGGCGCTCACGGGGCTGCTGGAGCGCATGCAG ACCTATCAGGACGCCGAGTCCCGGCAGGTGCTGGCTACCTGGATGAAGGAGCGGCAAGAGCTGAG GTGCGTCACCAAGGCCCTGTTCAACGCCCAGTTTGGGAGTATCTTCCGCACCTTCCACAACCCCACCTACTTCTCCCGGCGCCTCGTGCGCTTCTCCGACCTCTACATGGCCTCGCTCAGCTGCCTGCTCAACTACCGCGTGGACTTCACCTTCTACCCGCGCCGCACGCCGCTGCAGCACGAGGCCCCGCTCTGGATGGACCAGCTGTGCACGGGCTGCATGAAGACACCCTTCCTCGGCGACATGGCCCACATCCGCTGA